In Deltaproteobacteria bacterium, the genomic stretch GGATCCGGGCTATCACTTGATACGGGCGGCGGCGGAAATGGGGGTGGGGGTGACGCCGGTGCCGGGGGTGTCGGCGGCCACGGCGGCGTTGAGCGTGTGCGGACTGGCCACGGACCGGTTCGTTTTTCAGGGGTTCCTGCCGGCCCGCCAGGGCCGGAGGCGGGAGGTGCTGCGGCAGCTTGCGGACGATGACCGTACCTTGGTGCTTTACGAGGCGCCGCACCGGATACGGGAGGCGTTGCGCGACATGTTCGATGTTTTGGGCGATCGGGCGGCAATGGTGGGGCGCGAGCTCACCAAGCTGCACGAGGAGTTGTTGCGGGGCACCCTTTCGGAGCTGGCGGAGAGGCTCGATGATGTGGATGTGAAGGGGGAGTTCGTCGTGGTGGTCGCGGGACGGAGTGAGCGGCCGCCGGTGAGCGAGGAGGTGTTGCGGGCGGAGATCGGCAGGCTGCTGGAAGCGGGAGGCACGGCCAACGAGGTGGCGAAGCTCGTCGCCCGGACTTTCTCGCTGGCCAAACGCGACGTTTACAAGCGGGTATTGGAGGTCGCCAAGCGGCTCCCTTAGTAGTACTTCGTGTCCAGGTTTACCTCTCCCCAACTCTCCGCTTCCATCATCATCGCCCAGCGGGCGTAGAATCGGCGCAGGCGCTTGCCGCCGCCGAAGGCGCCGGACTTTTCCTCGTGGCCGAGGTGGGCCTGGATGTTCTGGGGGTAGCGGCGGGCGATGACGCCGCGGGCGGTGCCGGTGCACTGCTCCCAGTTGTTCATGTCGTCCTGCTCGAGGTTGCCGCTGGGGCCGAAGGTCTGGGTGAGGTGGCGGCGCATGGCGGTCTTGATCTCGGCGGGGGCTTCCTTGTCGACCACGCAGTAGGACCAGATCTCGGTCTTCTCGGGGCCGCGGGGGTGCCACACGCGGATCATGTGGCGGATGAAGTTGGGGGAGACGTTGGGGAAGACGGTGGTGACGAGGCCGGCCTGCCGGGCGAGATCGGGGCCGATGCGCTGCACGGCTTCGTCGAAGTGGTCGAGGAGGTAGTCGCGGATGATGCCGCCGGCGACCCGCGTGAAGCCGATGTCGTCGGAATAGGGGCGGGGCTCCTCGTTGGTGCGGGGGTAGGACAGGTCGTCCACGGGCACCTCGCGCACGGACACGTGGGTGACGGTGTGGTGGCCGTCGTCGCCGAAGAAGTTGTCGGCGGCGTACTTCCAGTTGGCGTTCATCACCCACTTGTGCACGCCGCCGATGATCTCGGTGCCGCCGGCGCGGCGGTCGAACATGACGCCCAGTTCCTGCTCCTGGCCGCCGAGGTAGTCCAGCAAGGGCGGCGCCTTGGGATCGAAGGTGGCGAAGATGAGGCCCCTGTAGACGTCGAGTTGAGCGACTTCCACGAGCCCCCACTGCTTCATGTCCAGCTCGTTGCTGTAGATCTCCTTCATGCCGGGCACGCCGATGAGCTTGCCGTCGTTGCCGTAGCACCA encodes the following:
- the rsmI gene encoding 16S rRNA (cytidine(1402)-2'-O)-methyltransferase codes for the protein MLYVVATPIGNLEDITLRALRVLREVDLIAAEDTRHTRKLLSRYEIGTPVTSYHERNERAKAGVLTRRLEAGEDIALVSDAGTPTISDPGYHLIRAAAEMGVGVTPVPGVSAATAALSVCGLATDRFVFQGFLPARQGRRREVLRQLADDDRTLVLYEAPHRIREALRDMFDVLGDRAAMVGRELTKLHEELLRGTLSELAERLDDVDVKGEFVVVVAGRSERPPVSEEVLRAEIGRLLEAGGTANEVAKLVARTFSLAKRDVYKRVLEVAKRLP
- a CDS encoding Rieske 2Fe-2S domain-containing protein; its protein translation is MNDLVDTRQGLLDRRIFVSRDIYQQELERIFARCWLFLGHESQIPNPNDFLATYMGEDPVLLCRGADGTVRAFLNMCRHRGNRVCRADQGNATSFMCTYHGWCYGNDGKLIGVPGMKEIYSNELDMKQWGLVEVAQLDVYRGLIFATFDPKAPPLLDYLGGQEQELGVMFDRRAGGTEIIGGVHKWVMNANWKYAADNFFGDDGHHTVTHVSVREVPVDDLSYPRTNEEPRPYSDDIGFTRVAGGIIRDYLLDHFDEAVQRIGPDLARQAGLVTTVFPNVSPNFIRHMIRVWHPRGPEKTEIWSYCVVDKEAPAEIKTAMRRHLTQTFGPSGNLEQDDMNNWEQCTGTARGVIARRYPQNIQAHLGHEEKSGAFGGGKRLRRFYARWAMMMEAESWGEVNLDTKYY